The Solibacillus sp. FSL W7-1464 genome contains a region encoding:
- a CDS encoding glycerol-3-phosphate responsive antiterminator: MPFHDQKIIPAARTIKQFDKVVKSEFEYIVLLEVHLSHLRSLKQEAERHGKKLIIHADLIHGLKTDNFAADFLCNDIRPAGIISTRSNMILKAKSRGILAIQRIFLIDTIALEKSYSLLEQTAPDFIELLPGVIPDMIKEVYTQTGIPVITGGLIRTDDQIKQAFDAGAIAITTSNKELWKRFQKIVD; this comes from the coding sequence ATGCCGTTTCATGATCAGAAAATTATTCCTGCTGCCCGAACAATTAAACAGTTTGACAAAGTAGTAAAAAGTGAATTCGAATATATCGTATTGCTTGAAGTGCATTTGAGCCATCTGCGCTCGCTAAAACAGGAAGCCGAACGTCATGGGAAAAAATTAATCATTCATGCGGATTTAATCCACGGCCTGAAGACGGATAATTTTGCCGCGGATTTTTTGTGTAACGATATTCGCCCTGCAGGCATTATTTCTACACGCTCCAATATGATCCTAAAGGCGAAATCCCGTGGTATTTTAGCGATTCAGCGCATCTTTTTAATCGATACAATTGCATTGGAAAAAAGCTATTCACTTCTTGAACAAACGGCACCGGATTTTATTGAGTTACTTCCCGGCGTTATCCCGGATATGATTAAGGAAGTATATACTCAGACGGGTATTCCTGTTATTACTGGAGGCCTGATTCGGACGGATGACCAAATTAAGCAGGCATTTGATGCAGGGGCAATTGCGATTACTACCTCCAATAAAGAATTGTGGAAACGTTTTCAAAAAATTGTTGACTAA